From the genome of Luteibacter rhizovicinus DSM 16549:
ATGCGTCCACTCTCCAGCTTCAGAGGCGCCTCTGCAAGCGCTACTCATAGGATCAGGCAATTACGCCATATGACAGGCCATGGGGCCCAACGCACCGGAAGCCTACGATGGCCACCTGTCCAGACCAGGAGGCTATCCATGAGCAGCAAGACCCTTTTCATCACCGGCGTCAGCAGTGGCTTCGGCCTGGCATTGTCCCGGGAGGCCTTGTCCGTCGGCCATCGAGTGATCGGCACCGTTCGCAACGAGGAAGCACGCCGTGCCTTCGAGGCGCTGCACGAAGATCACGCGAACGCCATCCTGCTGGACGTTACCGACATTGATGCGATTCCGACCGCGGTTGCCGATGCGGAGACGCGCTTCGGTCCGGTCGACGTGCTCGTGAACAACGCGGGATACGGTCACGAAGGCATCTTCGAGGAGTCGCCGCTCGACGAGATGCGTCGCCAGTTCGAGGTGAACGTGTTCGGCGCCGTGGCGGTCACCCAGGCCTTCGTGCCGCGATTCCGTGAGCGTCGCCGCGGACACATCGTCAATATCACCTCGATGGGCGGCTTCATCACGATGCCCGGGATCGCGTACTACTGCGGCAGCAAGTTCGCGCTCGAGGGCATCAGCGAGGTGCTCAGCAAGGAGCTGAAGCCGTTCGGCGTACACGTCACCGCCGTCGCGCCGGGCAGCTTTCGTACGGATTGGGCAGGACGGTCGATGCAGCGCTCGCCGCGTAGCATCGCCGACTACGACGCCATCTTCGATCCGATCCGTAAGGCGCGGGAAGAGAAGAGTGGCAAGCAGCTCGGCGATCCGGCAAAGGCAGCGAAGGCCATCCTGACCCTGGTCAGCCTGCCCGAGCCGCCGGCGCATCTTCTGCTCGGCAGCGATGCGCTGACTCTCGTGCGCGAAAAACTCGTCGCCATGGTGGCTGATATCGACACATGGGAGATCCTGACGCGATCGACCGACGGCTGACGCGTTATCGCTCGGTGGCGTGCATCAACATGGGCAGGACGATCGCTTCGATCCTGTCCGCCATCTCCTCGGCCGATACGCGATCGCGCATCGTCAGCCAGAGGCGGGCCGCGCCGAAGATGGCCCACGCCGCCGTGGTGAACACCAGTTCCGGGTCGACGCCTGGCACGACCTGATGCTGGCCGGATCCTTCGCGGAAGATGTCTTCCACCACCGCGATGATGGAATCTTCCAGCGGCATCTTGCCGAGCCCGCCCGGACATCCCGGTGACGCCGCCAGGTAGTCGCATACACCGAGCGCGATGGCCCGGAGTCCACCCTCGCAGCTGTTGAACGACAGTCCGCGCCGCTCGACCAGGTCGCGGAAGCGCGCTGCCGCCATGGCCTGCAGCAGGCTGCTCTTGTCCGGATAGTGCAGATAGAACGTGGCGCGATTCAGCGTCGCCTCGTCGGCGATGTCCTGGACCGAGATCTCTTCGAACGACTTCTGGGTCAGCAACCGGGCAAGCGCATCGATGAGCATGCGACGACTGCGCAGGATGCGCGGGTCGATCTTCTGCACGGCGGGCAGGCTGGCGGGCACGGAAGGGGTCATTGGGCTCAAGGATACCGGCATAGGCACCCGACGTCTAAGCGACACTTGTCTATTACATGCAGCAGACATATGCTGTGTAAACGTCATTTGTCTATTAGGAGCCAAGCCATGTCCACGCTACTGCACATCGATTCCAGCCCGATGCTCGAAAATTCCGTCACCCGGCAGCTGTCCGCGGCGTTCGTGGACCAGTGGGTCGCCGCCAACCCCGGCGGTCGCGTGCTGACGCGTGACCTCTACGCCACGCCGATTCCCCCCATCGATGCGTCGTGGGTCAATGCCGTGCGCACGCAGGCGGACCAGCGGTCGGATGCGCAAACCCAGACGCTGGCGCTCTCGGATGCGCTGATCGCCGAACTGGAAGAGGCCAACGAATACGTGTTCGCCGTGCCGATGCATAACTTCGGGGTGCCCGCGATCTTCAAGCTGTGGATCGACCAGGTGGTGCGCGCCCAGCGCACGTTCTCGTATGGCGACGGGACGACGCCAGCGGGCCTGCTCACGGGCAAGAAGGCGACCTTCATCGTCGGCACCGGTGGCCCCCAGAGGGACGAATACAACTTCGTCGGCCCCTATCTGCAGACCATGTTCGGCTTTCTCGGGGTGACGGATGCCACCTTGCTCACCGTGAACGGAACCATGGCGCTCAACTTCGGCGCCGATCGGGAGGCGTTCATGGCGCCGCACCTGGAGACGGCCGCGGTACTCGCGCGCGCATAACGCTGGTTTGGAGCCTGGACTGCCCGCTACAGGGGCAGTTCCTCGCCGGCCTGTTCGCGGACGATGTACTCCGCGTACCAGTCCGGCCAGTTCTCGTCGTGTTTGCCGCCCGTGCGCTTCTCGTGCTCACCGTGTGCGGCACCCGCCCGCCGCAAGGCCGCTGCGAGGTCTTGCGACGAACGGAACGTCGTGGCGGCCTCTACCCGGCCGGGCGCACGCTGCGTGATTTCCTGGAACAACCAGCCATTGCCGTCCGGATCCTGGAACGAGGCAAAGGAGCGATAACTGCTACGTGCCGGATCGACGCCGCCAATCCGTACCCGCCCGAAGAGATAGGGCTCGTCAGTCCCGGCATATACGCCAGCCGCATCGTGGAACACGTCGCTGATCGGTACGCCGCGATCGAGCAACTCCTGACGAGCCGCTTCGATATCGGAAACGATCAGGTAGAGGCCTTGCGCCGAACCGGGAGCGGCGGCGGTGACGTTCTTGCCGAAAATCACGGAGCAGCCAGACCCCGGCGGCGTGAACTGGATGACGCGAAAGTAGCCGTCGTCGGAAGGGTAATCGGCATCCAGTCGCCATCCCAGATCGCCGTAGAAGCGCTTGGCACGATCGACGTCGGCGACGGGAATGACGACGATCTCGAGTTTCATGTCCACACCAGCGTTAGCGTTCATGACAACCTCCGCCACTCAATTGCCACATTCTCGTCGTTGTCCGACCCCGATTTATTGCAACGATGAGCGCCCGTTTCCCATGAATGGCTTACCGATGTTGATGCAGACGCTTCGTGCCCTGGTCCTTTCACTTGCCGTCGGCTCAGCCTTCGCCGCGCCCGTCGATACGCGCTTGCAGGCATCCCTCGACCGCATCGCCAGCGAGGCGCGCCCGGGCACGCTCGGTATCGTCGTCATGGATCCTTCAACCGGAAAGTCGATCAAGGTGAACGACGGCCGCAGCTACCTGATGATGAGCGCGTTCAAGGCGCCCATCGCCGCCGCGGTGCTGGCGCGCGTCGACAGCGGCGAACTGAAGCTCGATCAAAAAGTTCACCTGGTCCCGGCGGACATCGTCCCCGGCTCGGCCGTACCGTCGCTCGGCAAGCGGCTCGAGGCCGGTCCACTGGATGTGTCCGTTGAAGAAGTCCTTCGTGCCGCGGTGACCCAGAGTGACAACACGGCCGTCGACGCACTGCTCCGGTTGCTTGGCGGCGGTCATGCAGCCACGGCGTTCCTCGAGAGCAAGGGCGTTCACGGCATGCGCATCGACATGGGCGAGCGCGAGCTGAGCCTGATGTTGAACGGTCTCAAGCCTGGCGAGCAGCCTGTCGCCGGCGAGTCCGACGAAGCAGCCAACGCGCGCGAGAAGAAGGGCTTCCAGGCGGTGCTGGCCAGCAAGGTCGACTCGACGACCCTCGATGCTGCCGCGACCTTCCTCGACAAGCTCCAGTCCGGCGCGCTGGTGTCGTCATCGTCGACAAACATGTTGCTCGGCATGATGACGGCGCAGGTCATTCCCAACCGCGTTCGTGCGGGGCTGCCCGTTGGCTTCCAGCTGGCCGACAAAACGGGTACCGCCGGAACCTACGACGACCGCCTGGGCGCGTGGAACGACATGGGTATCGTCACCGCACCGAATGGTCGTCGCATGGTCGTCGCCGTCTTCCTGAGCGATTCGCCTGCGAAACCGAAACAGGCCGACGCATGGTTCGCGGAAATCGGGAAGGCCGTGGCTGCGTCGATGCAGTGAGACCCGATATAGTCGGGGCCTCACGCATTCCGGGATAGGCCCATGAAAACGTCGTTCGTCCTTCGTACGATCTTGCAGACATGCGTTCTCGCCGCGACGGTAGTCGCAAGTGGTGCCAGCGCCCAGAGTGCTCCCGCCAAGCCGCCCGCCATCGAAGCCTTCGGCAAGGGCGTACAGATCTACACCTGCAAGGCCGTCGCAGCGAATTACGCCTGGACGCTGAAAGCACCCGAGGCGACGTTGAGCGACGTCAAAGGCAACGTCATCGGCAAGCACTTCGCGGGGCCGAGCTGGCAGGCGAACGATGGCAGCACGGTGGTCGGCGAAGCGTTGAACGCGTCGCCGTCACCGGACACCGGCGCCATTCCCTGGCTCGTCATTCATGCGAAGTCGACGACAGGCAGTGGCGTGCTGAGCAAGGTCGCGTATGTCGTGCGTACGCGCACGGAGGGCGGCGTGGCACCTGCGACGGGTTGCGATGCCAGTCACGCCGACGCGGAGGTTCGCGTGCCTTATAGCGCGGTGTACCTTTTCTTTCCGGGTTAGGGACCGGCAACCGCCACATAGGCCTCGGCAAGCCGGACCCCGGCGCGTTTGAGGTTCGCCTCCGATACGCCGGCGTAGCTCAGTACCAAGGTGACGTGATCCGGTGGTATCCGGTGAAAGCGTTCGGCGGAGCGGACGCGTACGCCGCGCTTCAGTGCCTCGGCCATCAGTGCGCCGGTGGCACTGCGCGGCAGCCGGGGCAAGTGGATGAATAGCGATCCGCCCGCCACCGATCCGGTGACTGTCATGGTGTCGCCGAGACGCTCGTGTAGCGCACCATGCAATAGGCGGTGACGAGGAGCCAGGCCATGCGCGATACGTCGCAGATCGCGCAGATACTGGCCGCTGCCGATGCACGCAGCGAGCACGTGCTGTTGCATCGAGATGCTGCCACGATCGGCCAGCCACTTCACCGCCAGGAAGCGCTCACGCAGCGCGCGCGGCACCAGCATGTAACCGAGCTGCAAGGCGGGAAACATGGAGCGTGCAAAGCTGCTGACGTGGATCACCCGGCCGTGGCGATCCAGCGACCACAACGACGGCGAGGTGCGCACGCCGAAACGGTGCTCGCAATCGAAGTCGTCCTCCACCAGGCACGCATCGTTCGCGTAGGCCCACTGCAGAAGCGCCCTGCGTCGATCCTCGGTCATGACGACGCCGGTCGGGAACTGGAAGGAGGGGGCCACGTTGACCAGCCGCACGCCATCCAGCGTCGCCGCGTGGCGATCGATGTCCATACCGTCAGGGCCGACCGTACACGGGACGATCCGCGTTCCCACCGCTTCATAGGTGTGGCGGACGCTCCAGTGGCAGGGTTCTTCCACGCCGACGATGTCACCTTCGTCGAGCAGGACGCGGGCGATGAGATCGCGTGCCTGCTGCGCGCCGCTGACGATAAGAATGTCGTCCGGGTCGACCTCCATGGCGCGCTCGACGCTCAGATACCCGGCCACGGCCTTGCGCAGATCGATAGCGCCTTGCAGCTCGGGGAAGTCGGGCACGTGGCGACGGCGCAGCAACGCTGTCAGGTTCTGCACCCATGCCTTGAGGCTACGCGGGTCTGACGCTACGCGAGGTTGCGCAAGATCGATCACGTTGTCCTCGGGCGCGGACGCTTCCAGCATCGGTGCGGCAGGCAGTTCGGCCCGCTGGGCCAGGCGAGACAAGCGCACCTCTCCCGGCGCCT
Proteins encoded in this window:
- a CDS encoding VOC family protein, with the translated sequence MNANAGVDMKLEIVVIPVADVDRAKRFYGDLGWRLDADYPSDDGYFRVIQFTPPGSGCSVIFGKNVTAAAPGSAQGLYLIVSDIEAARQELLDRGVPISDVFHDAAGVYAGTDEPYLFGRVRIGGVDPARSSYRSFASFQDPDGNGWLFQEITQRAPGRVEAATTFRSSQDLAAALRRAGAAHGEHEKRTGGKHDENWPDWYAEYIVREQAGEELPL
- a CDS encoding DUF3455 domain-containing protein, translated to MKTSFVLRTILQTCVLAATVVASGASAQSAPAKPPAIEAFGKGVQIYTCKAVAANYAWTLKAPEATLSDVKGNVIGKHFAGPSWQANDGSTVVGEALNASPSPDTGAIPWLVIHAKSTTGSGVLSKVAYVVRTRTEGGVAPATGCDASHADAEVRVPYSAVYLFFPG
- a CDS encoding PLP-dependent aminotransferase family protein — its product is MTGRELFRCDHFELSREPRMPERGKADDPMYVQVAESIGRDIDSGRFQVGARLPGSRSMAVALGVSRTVVLMAYDQLESEGYLDSRSGSGTYVSARPAAVSAREARAEEQSEAPGEVRLSRLAQRAELPAAPMLEASAPEDNVIDLAQPRVASDPRSLKAWVQNLTALLRRRHVPDFPELQGAIDLRKAVAGYLSVERAMEVDPDDILIVSGAQQARDLIARVLLDEGDIVGVEEPCHWSVRHTYEAVGTRIVPCTVGPDGMDIDRHAATLDGVRLVNVAPSFQFPTGVVMTEDRRRALLQWAYANDACLVEDDFDCEHRFGVRTSPSLWSLDRHGRVIHVSSFARSMFPALQLGYMLVPRALRERFLAVKWLADRGSISMQQHVLAACIGSGQYLRDLRRIAHGLAPRHRLLHGALHERLGDTMTVTGSVAGGSLFIHLPRLPRSATGALMAEALKRGVRVRSAERFHRIPPDHVTLVLSYAGVSEANLKRAGVRLAEAYVAVAGP
- a CDS encoding FMN-dependent NADH-azoreductase, producing the protein MSTLLHIDSSPMLENSVTRQLSAAFVDQWVAANPGGRVLTRDLYATPIPPIDASWVNAVRTQADQRSDAQTQTLALSDALIAELEEANEYVFAVPMHNFGVPAIFKLWIDQVVRAQRTFSYGDGTTPAGLLTGKKATFIVGTGGPQRDEYNFVGPYLQTMFGFLGVTDATLLTVNGTMALNFGADREAFMAPHLETAAVLARA
- a CDS encoding oxidoreductase produces the protein MSSKTLFITGVSSGFGLALSREALSVGHRVIGTVRNEEARRAFEALHEDHANAILLDVTDIDAIPTAVADAETRFGPVDVLVNNAGYGHEGIFEESPLDEMRRQFEVNVFGAVAVTQAFVPRFRERRRGHIVNITSMGGFITMPGIAYYCGSKFALEGISEVLSKELKPFGVHVTAVAPGSFRTDWAGRSMQRSPRSIADYDAIFDPIRKAREEKSGKQLGDPAKAAKAILTLVSLPEPPAHLLLGSDALTLVREKLVAMVADIDTWEILTRSTDG
- the bla gene encoding class A beta-lactamase codes for the protein MNGLPMLMQTLRALVLSLAVGSAFAAPVDTRLQASLDRIASEARPGTLGIVVMDPSTGKSIKVNDGRSYLMMSAFKAPIAAAVLARVDSGELKLDQKVHLVPADIVPGSAVPSLGKRLEAGPLDVSVEEVLRAAVTQSDNTAVDALLRLLGGGHAATAFLESKGVHGMRIDMGERELSLMLNGLKPGEQPVAGESDEAANAREKKGFQAVLASKVDSTTLDAAATFLDKLQSGALVSSSSTNMLLGMMTAQVIPNRVRAGLPVGFQLADKTGTAGTYDDRLGAWNDMGIVTAPNGRRMVVAVFLSDSPAKPKQADAWFAEIGKAVAASMQ
- a CDS encoding TetR/AcrR family transcriptional regulator; its protein translation is MTPSVPASLPAVQKIDPRILRSRRMLIDALARLLTQKSFEEISVQDIADEATLNRATFYLHYPDKSSLLQAMAAARFRDLVERRGLSFNSCEGGLRAIALGVCDYLAASPGCPGGLGKMPLEDSIIAVVEDIFREGSGQHQVVPGVDPELVFTTAAWAIFGAARLWLTMRDRVSAEEMADRIEAIVLPMLMHATER